The nucleotide window CCTGAGCACGTGCTCGCACGCCAGCTTGGATGCGTTGTAGACCCGGCCGCGGCCGTCCTGGGGCGAGTCCTCCCGCAGCAGCTCGCCGGGGTCGGCGTCCTGGTACACCGCCTGGGTGCTGGCGTGCACCAGCCGGCGCACGCCGGCAAGCCGCACCGCCTCGGCCACGTTCAGGGTGGCCACCAGGTTGACCTGGAACCCCGCGTAGAGGTTCGGAATGTTGGACTCGCCGACCGACGCGGCCAGGTGGATGACGCACTCGGGCTTCACCGTCAGGAAGGCGTCCATCAAGGCCGCCAGGTCGCAGATGTCTCCCCGGATCAGTGGCAGGTCCTTGCCGGTGACGTGCCGGATGTAGTCCGGCTTCGGCACCACGTCGAAGAACGTGACCTCGTCACCCTGTGAACTCAGTTCCGCGGCCACGTGGGAGCCGATCAGGCCGGCCCCGGTGATCAATACGCGCATGGTTTCTCCTTTTCGCTACGTGCTGACGCCCCTTGCCGTCATTCCCGCTTCCGCGGGAATGACGTAACCGGTACGCTGTTGCCTGACGAGTCTTGACACAGCGGGGCGCTTCCCATCAACCACCAACCCTGCTACCCGTGACAGGTGGTTACGCCGGGTCCAGCACATCGCGCACGCACACCGGGAAGGTTTTACTACGGCTGGTACATCGTCGCCGTCGGCTTCATCGCCAACGTCGGCTCCTCGTTCGCTCTTGCCAGCACCCTGAGCATCTTCCTCAAGCCCATGACCCTGGACCTGGGGGTGTCCCGCGGGGTCTTCTCCATGCTGCGGTCGGGCGAGGGGCTGATCGCGGCCTCCATGGCTCCCATGGTCGGCTCGCTGGTGGACCGGCACGGCAGCCGGTGGCTGTTGACCGCGGGCGCGATGGTGGCGGCTGTCGGCTACCTCTTGCTGAGCCAGGTCGAGGTCTTCTGGCAGTTCGTGGCGGTGCGCTGGACCCTGGTGACCATCGGCGACGGGCTGATCGGCTACATGGTCGTCAACGTGATGATCGCCCGGTGGTTCGTGGTCAAGCGCGGCCGGGCCATGGCCTTTGCCAGCATGGGCATCGGCTTCGCCAAGGTCGTCATGCCGTTCCTGGTGGCGCCGCTGCTGGTGTGGCTGGGCTGGCGCTACACCTGGGCGGTCTTCGCCTTGTTCACCGTGGCGCTGGTGGTGGCCCCGGCCTTGATCTACGTCCGGCGCTCCCCCGAGGACATGGGGCTCCATCCCGACGGGCTGGAGCCAGGGGCGATGCCGGAGGGGAGGACACGGCGGCCGGGGGCGCAGGCGGCGAGCGAGACCCGTACCTGGAGCCGGTCGGCCGGTATGCGGACCCAGGCTTTCTGGCTGATCGTGGCTGTGTTCGGCGTATCCTCCGTGGGCGTCACCGGCCTCAATCTGCACGTGTTCCCCTACATCACCGACCTCGGCTATTCGAACCCGGTTGCCGCCGGCGCCATGGCCGTCATCGCGTCCATGCAACTCAGCTCGCCGTTGGCCTGGGGCCTCATCGCCGATCGCATGGACGTGCGCTGGACGACGCTGGCCAAGTTCCTGATCCAGGCGTCGGGTCTTGTCCTGGTCATCACTTCCGATTCACTGTTGCTGGTGTATGTCGGCTTTTTCTTTTACGGGGTCGGCCTCGGTGGTAACATGGTGCTGCCTGACCTCATGTGGGCGCGGTTCTTCGGCCGCATGTCCATGGGCAGGATCCGCGGCCTGGGGCTTTTTCTGATTCACGGGTTTGCGGCGATCGGGCCGCCGTTCTTCGGTTTTCTTCACGACTGGCAGGGCAGCTACACGGTTTCCTTTGCCATCTTCGCCGTGACGCTGGTGATTTCCGGGTTCCTTAGCCTGTTCATCATCGCGCCGGTCCGGACCGATACCGCGTAACGCCCCGCGAGGAGCATCGCTCA belongs to Deltaproteobacteria bacterium and includes:
- a CDS encoding NAD(P)-dependent oxidoreductase, giving the protein MRVLITGAGLIGSHVAAELSSQGDEVTFFDVVPKPDYIRHVTGKDLPLIRGDICDLAALMDAFLTVKPECVIHLAASVGESNIPNLYAGFQVNLVATLNVAEAVRLAGVRRLVHASTQAVYQDADPGELLREDSPQDGRGRVYNASKLACEHVLRTFAAKQAFELVLLRFAGVYGYRSVAGGPGVAVQEAVWAAMAGEEAVLNAYETVDFVYVKDLADGIARAVHTAPLAHDVYNLGSGTLTTVADVEAALHAIFPDIRMRRGTLTPKRPQMDITRARDELGYAPEYKLEAGLRDYIAELNRE
- a CDS encoding MFS transporter, with product MVTPGPAHRARTPGRFYYGWYIVAVGFIANVGSSFALASTLSIFLKPMTLDLGVSRGVFSMLRSGEGLIAASMAPMVGSLVDRHGSRWLLTAGAMVAAVGYLLLSQVEVFWQFVAVRWTLVTIGDGLIGYMVVNVMIARWFVVKRGRAMAFASMGIGFAKVVMPFLVAPLLVWLGWRYTWAVFALFTVALVVAPALIYVRRSPEDMGLHPDGLEPGAMPEGRTRRPGAQAASETRTWSRSAGMRTQAFWLIVAVFGVSSVGVTGLNLHVFPYITDLGYSNPVAAGAMAVIASMQLSSPLAWGLIADRMDVRWTTLAKFLIQASGLVLVITSDSLLLVYVGFFFYGVGLGGNMVLPDLMWARFFGRMSMGRIRGLGLFLIHGFAAIGPPFFGFLHDWQGSYTVSFAIFAVTLVISGFLSLFIIAPVRTDTA